A portion of the Lolium rigidum isolate FL_2022 chromosome 1, APGP_CSIRO_Lrig_0.1, whole genome shotgun sequence genome contains these proteins:
- the LOC124678252 gene encoding transcription factor bHLH78-like: MDGSRAGGGSGDYISSLLNSSPMLDFGVLGGAPALDGAGDCLESFCGDPGFAERAARLSSFNGQRFAVGLLGMPPPAPGAEFGSASREASSVSDPASAMKDANAKKRKAPAAKGKAKDPSVSTSGQAGEQSESYAKRCKTGDAEKKATTAVKPKAEQTGSDSSVEDGEQKKGKGKNGKPVEPPKDYVHVRARRGQATDSHSLAERVRRERISQRMKFLQDLVPGCNKVIGKALMLDEIINYVQSLQRQVEFLSMKLATVNPLDFSNLPTLLHKDMFQACGPSASSVFSLESSSSAFPFSDQGDVFQSFVPSSMEGQCTLNQLDLALSQTTNAQYGFQDGTASTNLQQQVRNYWEDDLQSVFHVDNGQSHDNGASAESFHGDLQAGQMKMEF, encoded by the exons ATGGACGGCAGCAGGGCCGGCGGTGGCAGCGGCGACTACATTTCCAGCCTGCTGAACTCGTCCCCGATGCTCGACTTCGGCGTGctgggcggcgcgccggcgctgGACGGCGCCGGGGACTGCCTGGAGAGCTTCTGCGGCGACCCGGGCTTCGCCGAGCGCGCCGCGCGTCTGTCCAGCTTCAACGGGCAGCGCTTCGCCGTGGGGCTCctcgggatgccgccgccggcgcccggtGCGGAGTTCGGCAGTGCCTCGCGGGAGGCGTCCTCCGTGTCCGACCCGGCCTCCGCGATGAAGGACGCCAATGCCAAGAAGAGGAAGGCGCCGGCGGCCAAAGGCAAAGCCAAGGACCCTTCCGTCAGCACCTCTGGCCAG GCAGGGGAGCAGAGTGAATCGTATGCCAAGAGGTGCAAGACGGGCGACGCCGAGAAGAAGGCGACGACCGCGGTGAAGCCCAAGGCAGAGCAGACCGGCAGCGACAGCTCGGTGGAGGACGGCGAGCAGAAGAAGGGCAAGGGGAAGAATGGAAAGCCGGTGGAGCCCCCCAAGGACTACGTCCATGTCCGGGCCAGGAGAGGCCAGGCCACCGATAGCCACAGCCTCGCAGAGAGG GTGAGAAGAGAGAGGATCAGCCAGAGGATGAAGTTTCTGCAGGACCTCGTTCCAGGATGCAACAAG GTGATTGGCAAGGCACTGATGCTTGATGAGATCATAAACTATGTCCAGTCGCTTCAACGGCAAGTCGAG TTCCTGTCGATGAAGCTAGCAACTGTGAATCCACTCGACTTCAGCAACCTGCCCACTCTCCTACACAAAGAT ATGTTCCAAGCCTGTGGCCCTTCAGCGAGCTCTGTTTTCTCGCTCGAAAGCTCCAGTTCCGCCTTCCCGTTCAGCGACCAAGGAGATGTCTTCCAATCGTTCGTGCCCAGCAGCATGGAGGGCCAGTGCACCCTGAACCAGCTAGATTTGGCCCTGTCTCAGACTACAAACGCACAGTACGGTTTTCAGGATGGAACGGCCAGCACAAACTTGCAGCAG CAAGTTAGGAACTACTGGGAGGACGATCTCCAGAGCGTTTTCCATGTCGACAACGGGCAGAGCCATGACAACGGGGCTTCAGCAGAGAGCTTCCACG